A window of Martelella mediterranea DSM 17316 contains these coding sequences:
- a CDS encoding phosphopantetheine-binding protein, translating to MSEPTVIDEAGLQARIRDIAGVLLRAETPAAEDHFLALGGDSLLATVFARKVEVECGLRPSLEEIFTLSFAEMAEALAGRQDGAARP from the coding sequence ATGAGCGAACCAACGGTGATCGACGAAGCCGGCCTTCAGGCGCGGATACGCGACATCGCCGGCGTACTTCTGCGGGCCGAAACGCCTGCCGCCGAAGACCATTTTCTGGCGCTTGGGGGCGACTCCCTGCTCGCGACGGTCTTTGCCCGCAAGGTCGAGGTCGAATGCGGGCTGCGCCCGTCGCTTGAGGAGATATTCACGCTGTCCTTTGCCGAAATGGCCGAGGCGCTTGCGGGGCGCCAGGACGGCGCCGCGCGGCCGTAG
- a CDS encoding fumarylacetoacetate hydrolase family protein has product MKLLRYGPAGEERPGLLDKDGNIRDLSGIVDDIAGKWLEDLSWTKDLDPEALPMAEAASRLGPCVSGTGKFICIGLNFADHAAESGMEVPPEPVIFMKATSAIVGPNDDIVIPRNSTATDWEVELGVVIGKCAKHVSRDEALEHVAGYCVINDVSERDFQTRRSGQWTKGKSCDTFGPVGPWLVTRDEIADPQNLKMWLKVNGETMQDGSSATMVYGVAHVVSYLSDFMTLHPGDIISTGTPPGVGQGLKPPRYLKAGDTVELGIEGLGGQRQQVRADT; this is encoded by the coding sequence TTGAAACTGCTGCGTTATGGACCCGCTGGCGAGGAACGCCCCGGGCTGCTCGACAAGGACGGCAACATTCGCGACCTTTCGGGGATCGTCGATGACATTGCCGGCAAATGGCTTGAAGACCTTTCATGGACGAAAGACCTCGATCCCGAGGCGCTGCCCATGGCGGAGGCAGCATCACGCCTCGGCCCCTGTGTTTCGGGCACCGGCAAATTCATCTGTATCGGGCTGAATTTCGCCGACCACGCCGCCGAATCCGGCATGGAGGTACCACCGGAGCCGGTGATCTTCATGAAGGCCACATCGGCGATCGTCGGGCCCAATGATGACATCGTCATCCCGCGCAACTCCACCGCGACGGATTGGGAGGTCGAACTCGGCGTCGTCATCGGCAAGTGCGCCAAGCACGTCTCCCGCGATGAGGCGCTCGAACACGTTGCCGGCTACTGCGTGATCAACGACGTCTCCGAGCGCGACTTCCAGACCCGGCGGTCCGGTCAGTGGACCAAGGGCAAGTCCTGCGACACGTTCGGCCCTGTCGGTCCCTGGCTGGTCACGCGCGACGAGATTGCCGACCCGCAGAACCTGAAGATGTGGCTGAAGGTCAATGGCGAGACGATGCAGGATGGCTCGTCGGCCACGATGGTCTACGGCGTCGCCCATGTGGTGAGCTATCTGTCCGACTTCATGACGCTGCACCCGGGCGACATCATTTCGACCGGCACTCCGCCCGGCGTGGGTCAGGGACTGAAGCCGCCGCGCTATCTGAAAGCCGGCGACACGGTCGAACTCGGCATCGAGGGCCTCGGCGGCCAGCGCCAGCAGGTACGCGCCGACACCTGA
- a CDS encoding SDR family NAD(P)-dependent oxidoreductase codes for MNKIDLEGEHAVVTGGAQGLGFAMARRIVASGATVTLWDIDKDRLEQARAEIGEAATVQIADISDWSSVEAAAAATEKASGKISILVNSAGIAGAAAPLDNYDIEMWKKVIDINVNGTFYVNRAVVPGMKARNYGRIVNIASVAGKEGNPNAAAYSASKAAVMGMTKSLGKELAQYDIAVNCITPATAQTRILEQLTEEHIEYMRSRIPRGRLLEVDEAAAMVAWLVSRENSFTTAAAFDLSGGRTTY; via the coding sequence ATGAACAAGATCGACCTTGAAGGCGAACACGCCGTCGTTACCGGAGGCGCCCAGGGACTGGGCTTCGCCATGGCCCGACGCATCGTCGCATCCGGTGCGACGGTCACCCTGTGGGATATCGATAAAGACAGGCTGGAACAGGCTCGCGCCGAAATAGGCGAGGCGGCAACCGTCCAGATCGCGGACATTTCGGACTGGTCATCGGTGGAAGCCGCTGCTGCCGCCACTGAGAAGGCAAGCGGCAAGATATCGATCCTCGTCAATTCCGCAGGCATCGCGGGCGCCGCCGCACCTCTCGACAATTATGACATCGAGATGTGGAAGAAAGTCATCGACATCAATGTCAACGGCACCTTCTACGTCAACCGCGCGGTGGTACCGGGCATGAAGGCACGCAATTACGGGCGGATCGTCAATATCGCCTCCGTCGCTGGCAAGGAAGGCAACCCCAACGCTGCCGCCTATTCCGCCTCGAAAGCCGCGGTAATGGGGATGACGAAGTCGCTCGGCAAGGAGCTTGCGCAATACGATATTGCGGTCAACTGCATCACGCCGGCGACGGCACAGACCCGCATTCTCGAACAGCTCACCGAAGAGCACATCGAATATATGCGCTCGCGCATCCCCCGTGGCCGCCTATTGGAGGTCGACGAGGCCGCAGCGATGGTCGCATGGCTGGTTTCGCGCGAAAACAGCTTCACCACTGCCGCCGCCTTCGATCTTTCCGGCGGTCGAACCACCTACTGA
- a CDS encoding aldo/keto reductase → MGCASLGGLFAPVDAPTCLATLQAAWDCGIRYFDAAPMYGLGRAEHMLGYFLREQVGARSSIVSTKVGRLMARDRPGRELPPEADKNPLDPGWRNGLPLREVFDYSYDGLMRSFDDSLQRMGRADVDILYVHDIGKLTHAELAEHHWNALTKGGGFRALSDLRDAGIIKGFGLGVNEAEVVMAAMDEAELDCTLLAGRHTLLDQSADALLERAARENMAIVIGGVFNSGILASAAGGNLKFDYQDAPEAIVRKVGELRAVCGEFDVPLAAAAIQYPFRHEAVTSVLIGAKHPDRVKQNVDWFEMTLPEELWQTLAARGLAG, encoded by the coding sequence ATGGGGTGCGCCTCGCTCGGCGGGCTGTTCGCCCCGGTGGATGCGCCGACATGTCTTGCGACGCTGCAGGCCGCCTGGGACTGCGGCATTCGTTATTTCGATGCCGCTCCGATGTACGGGCTCGGCCGGGCGGAACATATGCTCGGCTATTTCCTGCGCGAGCAAGTCGGCGCGCGCTCGAGCATCGTCAGCACCAAGGTTGGGCGCCTGATGGCGCGGGACCGCCCTGGCCGGGAACTGCCGCCCGAGGCCGACAAGAACCCCCTCGATCCGGGCTGGCGGAATGGGCTGCCCCTTCGGGAAGTGTTCGACTATTCCTATGACGGCCTGATGCGCAGTTTCGACGACAGCCTCCAGCGCATGGGGCGAGCGGACGTTGATATCCTTTACGTGCACGATATCGGCAAGCTGACCCATGCCGAGCTTGCGGAGCATCACTGGAACGCATTGACCAAGGGCGGCGGCTTCCGTGCATTGTCCGATCTGCGTGACGCCGGCATCATCAAGGGCTTCGGTCTCGGCGTCAACGAGGCCGAGGTCGTGATGGCGGCCATGGATGAGGCGGAGCTGGATTGCACCCTGCTTGCAGGTCGCCATACCCTGCTCGACCAGAGCGCCGATGCTCTGCTCGAACGCGCCGCCCGCGAGAATATGGCAATCGTCATCGGCGGCGTATTCAACTCGGGCATTCTCGCCTCGGCAGCCGGCGGCAATCTCAAATTCGATTATCAGGATGCGCCCGAGGCGATCGTCAGAAAGGTCGGCGAGTTGCGGGCGGTGTGCGGCGAGTTCGACGTGCCGCTTGCCGCCGCGGCCATTCAGTATCCGTTCCGCCACGAAGCCGTCACCTCGGTGCTGATCGGCGCCAAGCACCCCGACAGGGTGAAGCAGAATGTCGACTGGTTCGAGATGACATTGCCGGAGGAGCTGTGGCAGACGCTCGCGGCGCGCGGATTGGCAGGGTAG
- a CDS encoding UxaA family hydrolase, with product MTRFIKLSDTDNILLVVDPLKKGEEAHAVTALANIPRGHKMAIRKIGKDEPIVKYGQTIGFAREDIVPGAWVHEHNVYLHSFERSYEFGTNTHPTRFVDDSARATFEGFRRANGRVGTRNYIATLTSVNCSASVARFIADEINRSGVLDEYPNVDGVISLVHGTGCGIDVKGPAYDVLKRTQWGFATNPNVGGVLMVGLGCEAFQIPRWMKSYDITESETFRTMTIQETGGTRKTVDAGVKAIIDMLPTVNAARRTTQPVSELVLALQCGGSDGYSGISANPALGAAVDMLVAHGGTAVLSETPEIYGAEHLLTRRAENREVGEKLIERIRWWEDYTARHDMEMNNNPSPGNKLGGLTTILEKSLGAAAKGGSTNLRAVLEYAEPIRERGLVFMDTPGYDPVSATGQVAGGANVLCFTTGRGSAFGCKPTPSIKLASNSFIYEQMNDDMDVNCGDVLEGVSLAAKGEEIFNEILRVASGGRTKSETLGYGDNEFVPWSLGATM from the coding sequence ATGACACGTTTCATAAAACTATCCGACACAGACAATATCCTGCTGGTCGTGGACCCGCTCAAGAAGGGAGAGGAGGCCCATGCCGTTACGGCGCTGGCCAATATTCCCCGCGGCCACAAGATGGCCATACGCAAGATCGGCAAGGACGAGCCGATCGTGAAATACGGTCAGACCATCGGCTTTGCACGCGAGGATATCGTCCCCGGCGCCTGGGTTCACGAGCACAATGTCTACCTCCATTCCTTCGAGCGCAGTTATGAATTCGGCACCAATACGCATCCCACACGCTTTGTCGATGACAGCGCCCGCGCGACCTTCGAGGGATTTCGGAGGGCCAACGGCAGGGTTGGAACCCGCAATTACATCGCGACGCTGACTTCGGTGAACTGCTCGGCGAGCGTCGCCCGTTTCATAGCCGATGAAATCAACCGGTCCGGCGTGCTCGATGAGTATCCCAATGTCGACGGCGTGATCTCGCTCGTCCACGGCACGGGCTGTGGCATCGATGTGAAGGGGCCGGCCTACGACGTGCTCAAGCGCACCCAATGGGGCTTTGCAACCAACCCGAATGTCGGCGGCGTGCTGATGGTGGGACTGGGTTGCGAGGCGTTCCAGATTCCGCGCTGGATGAAATCCTACGATATCACGGAGAGCGAGACCTTCCGCACCATGACCATCCAGGAAACCGGGGGCACGCGCAAAACCGTCGATGCCGGCGTCAAGGCGATCATCGACATGCTGCCGACCGTCAATGCCGCGCGGCGGACCACCCAACCGGTTTCCGAACTCGTTCTGGCGCTGCAATGCGGCGGCTCGGATGGCTATTCCGGCATCAGCGCAAATCCGGCACTGGGCGCGGCGGTCGATATGCTGGTTGCCCATGGCGGCACGGCCGTTCTGTCGGAAACGCCCGAAATTTACGGTGCGGAACACCTTCTGACGCGGCGCGCGGAAAACCGCGAGGTCGGGGAAAAGCTGATTGAGCGGATCCGCTGGTGGGAAGACTACACAGCCCGCCACGATATGGAAATGAACAACAATCCCTCGCCAGGAAACAAGCTCGGCGGCCTGACGACGATCCTCGAGAAATCGCTCGGCGCCGCGGCCAAGGGCGGCAGCACCAATCTTCGCGCTGTTCTCGAATATGCCGAGCCGATCCGCGAGCGCGGGCTGGTGTTCATGGATACCCCCGGATACGATCCGGTTTCGGCGACCGGCCAGGTGGCCGGCGGCGCCAATGTGCTCTGCTTTACCACCGGCCGGGGCTCCGCCTTCGGCTGCAAGCCGACGCCGTCGATCAAGCTCGCCTCCAACTCCTTCATCTACGAACAGATGAACGACGATATGGACGTCAATTGCGGCGATGTGCTGGAAGGCGTCTCGCTCGCCGCCAAGGGCGAGGAGATCTTCAACGAGATTCTCAGAGTGGCCTCAGGCGGCAGGACGAAATCGGAAACGCTCGGTTATGGCGACAATGAATTCGTGCCCTGGAGCCTGGGCGCCACCATGTAG
- a CDS encoding L-rhamnose mutarotase, translating to MQRMAHCIGVKPEAIAEYKRVHAAVWPEILDLLGKANIRNYSIFLREPENLLFAYWEYHGNDFAADAARMAGSPAMKKWWELCGPMQAPLATRASGEWWASLEEVFHLP from the coding sequence ATGCAAAGAATGGCTCACTGCATCGGCGTGAAACCCGAGGCGATCGCGGAATACAAGCGCGTCCACGCCGCCGTCTGGCCGGAAATTCTCGACTTGCTCGGCAAGGCCAATATCCGCAACTATTCGATCTTCCTGCGCGAGCCCGAGAACCTTCTGTTCGCCTACTGGGAATATCATGGCAACGACTTCGCCGCCGATGCGGCCCGAATGGCCGGATCGCCCGCCATGAAGAAATGGTGGGAACTGTGCGGCCCGATGCAGGCGCCGCTTGCTACCCGCGCCTCCGGCGAGTGGTGGGCGTCCCTGGAAGAAGTCTTTCACCTCCCCTGA
- a CDS encoding GntR family transcriptional regulator: MEFDPSTLNRSLPLRDQIYQMIRTMIVGGKLKPGEPINEIAIAEALGVSRTPVREAVKRISDEGMVKILAQTGTYVAPISRKDLEEAYVIRRALEMESARHAAANFTPATAELLEDNIAAHRLAISRGRYANAIQLDDVFHRTIAEISGFPSIWRAVDISKAQMDRGRYLAIPRPGYGAQTIEQHEAILEALSRSDAEGAARAMESHLNTSLLNTLEVAGDLTD, translated from the coding sequence ATGGAATTCGATCCCTCGACATTGAACCGATCCCTGCCTTTGAGGGACCAGATATATCAGATGATCCGCACCATGATCGTGGGCGGAAAGCTGAAGCCGGGCGAGCCGATCAACGAGATCGCGATTGCCGAAGCACTCGGCGTATCGCGCACACCGGTGCGCGAAGCCGTGAAGCGCATCAGCGATGAAGGGATGGTGAAGATCCTCGCCCAGACCGGCACCTATGTCGCGCCGATCAGTCGCAAGGACCTGGAAGAGGCCTATGTGATCCGCCGCGCGCTCGAGATGGAAAGCGCGCGCCACGCCGCAGCCAATTTCACGCCCGCCACCGCCGAACTGCTGGAAGACAATATCGCCGCCCACCGGCTGGCGATTTCCCGCGGCCGATATGCCAACGCTATCCAGCTCGACGATGTTTTTCACCGCACCATTGCCGAAATTAGCGGTTTCCCGTCGATCTGGCGCGCGGTGGATATTTCCAAGGCCCAGATGGACCGCGGCCGCTATCTGGCGATCCCGAGACCGGGCTATGGCGCCCAGACGATCGAGCAGCACGAGGCCATTCTGGAGGCGCTCTCCCGTAGCGATGCGGAGGGCGCGGCGCGCGCCATGGAGAGCCACCTCAATACATCGCTCCTCAATACGCTGGAAGTCGCGGGCGATCTTACCGACTGA
- a CDS encoding sugar ABC transporter ATP-binding protein, whose translation MTEAHFALDMRGITKTFPGVKALSNVNFRVKFGTVHAVVGENGAGKSTLMKVLNGSYAPTSGTIRVADKEVRMRRPADAQALGIRMVHQEINLVPDLSVAENVFLGRMPGRWGYLRRSELVSRTQAILAELGAIVNPRDRLGDLSISQQQLVEIAKAYAANPRIIVLDEPTSSLSEHETAALFRILRKMRDDGIAIVYISHRVKEVLQIADEVTVLRDGAMIETRPISGITASEMIRLMVGREVGNVFPKSPATIGAPVLRVENIGDGTHFHDVSFEVRAGEILGLTGLVGAGRTELAQAIFGLSRLVEGTVTLNGRPLSIETPADAVRAGIAYVPEDRKGDGIIPEMCIRENISLPVLRKLSRIGRISRSADRALASEYVRQFAISPPDGERRINLLSGGNQQKAVIAKWLAAKPSVLILDEPTRGVDVGAKAEIHNIIGRLVGEGMAVVMISSELPEVMGVCDRVVVMRGGRASAPLLREELSEERIMTLATDEEAA comes from the coding sequence ATGACCGAAGCTCATTTCGCGCTGGACATGAGGGGCATCACCAAGACGTTTCCTGGCGTCAAGGCGCTCTCCAATGTCAATTTCAGGGTCAAATTCGGTACTGTGCACGCGGTCGTCGGCGAGAACGGCGCGGGCAAGTCCACGCTGATGAAGGTCCTGAACGGATCCTACGCGCCCACCAGCGGCACGATCCGCGTCGCCGACAAGGAGGTGCGGATGCGCCGTCCGGCCGATGCGCAGGCGCTCGGTATCCGCATGGTCCATCAGGAAATCAATCTGGTGCCGGATCTCAGCGTGGCGGAAAACGTGTTTCTTGGGCGCATGCCCGGGCGCTGGGGCTATCTGCGCCGCAGCGAACTGGTCTCCCGCACACAGGCGATCCTGGCCGAACTTGGCGCCATCGTGAACCCGCGCGACCGCCTGGGCGATCTGTCGATCAGCCAGCAGCAGCTTGTCGAAATCGCCAAGGCCTATGCCGCCAACCCGCGCATCATCGTTCTGGACGAACCGACGTCCAGTCTGAGCGAACACGAAACGGCGGCGCTGTTCAGGATCCTGCGAAAGATGCGCGATGACGGCATCGCGATCGTCTATATCAGCCACCGCGTCAAGGAAGTCCTGCAGATCGCCGACGAGGTGACTGTTCTGCGCGACGGCGCCATGATCGAGACGCGACCGATCTCTGGTATCACCGCCAGCGAAATGATCCGCCTGATGGTCGGACGAGAAGTCGGCAATGTGTTTCCGAAAAGCCCGGCGACCATCGGCGCTCCGGTTCTCCGCGTCGAAAATATCGGCGACGGCACCCATTTCCACGATGTCAGCTTCGAGGTGCGGGCCGGTGAAATTCTTGGTCTAACGGGGCTTGTCGGTGCCGGGCGGACCGAGCTGGCTCAAGCGATCTTCGGTCTCTCTCGCCTTGTCGAGGGCACGGTGACGCTGAACGGCCGGCCGCTTTCGATCGAGACGCCGGCCGATGCGGTGCGCGCCGGCATTGCCTATGTGCCGGAAGACCGCAAGGGCGACGGCATCATTCCCGAAATGTGCATTCGGGAAAACATCAGCCTTCCGGTGTTGAGGAAGCTCAGCCGGATCGGGCGCATCAGCCGCAGCGCGGACCGCGCGCTGGCCAGCGAGTATGTGAGGCAGTTCGCCATCTCACCACCTGACGGGGAACGGCGCATCAACCTGCTTTCCGGCGGCAATCAGCAAAAGGCGGTTATCGCGAAATGGCTGGCGGCAAAGCCCAGCGTGCTGATTCTGGACGAGCCGACGCGCGGCGTCGATGTCGGCGCCAAGGCGGAAATTCATAACATCATCGGCAGGCTTGTCGGAGAGGGCATGGCGGTAGTGATGATCTCCTCCGAACTCCCTGAAGTCATGGGCGTGTGCGACCGCGTCGTGGTCATGCGGGGCGGGCGCGCATCGGCGCCGCTCCTCAGAGAAGAGCTGAGCGAGGAACGGATCATGACACTGGCGACGGACGAGGAGGCGGCATGA
- a CDS encoding ABC transporter permease, translating into MSDLTAGSMKKTERFTRAHWLVEIASRAGLLFAILAVILYGSFASPAFFSTGNFVNVLTSMSIVGIVVVGMTFVLVVGGLADLSVPATIACGAILSLGLQPMIGPVPAFVVAIALAGVIGSLNGALVGYAGINPIIATLGVGTVGLGIVQAAVGGVIVYGTNPASAELVKGRLFGIPVVVIIFAVIAVIGHLILSRSYWGRWTTATGGNYSAARASAVPVRAVKAGAFVITGIAAGISGGLLGLTLQSARPLVGTGYEFSAITAVVVGGVSIMGGFGSVPRAIAGLVFVQLLTNVMVLEGVRTPVQGFVLGILIAGAVGMDAALRRRGGV; encoded by the coding sequence ATGAGCGATCTGACCGCCGGCAGCATGAAAAAGACAGAACGATTTACACGCGCCCACTGGCTTGTCGAGATTGCCTCGCGTGCCGGGCTGCTGTTCGCAATTCTGGCAGTGATCCTCTACGGCTCGTTCGCTAGCCCCGCATTCTTTTCCACGGGCAACTTCGTCAATGTCCTGACATCGATGTCGATCGTCGGCATTGTCGTGGTCGGCATGACATTTGTGCTCGTCGTCGGTGGGCTTGCCGATCTTTCGGTACCGGCGACGATTGCCTGCGGGGCGATTCTTTCGCTCGGGCTGCAGCCAATGATCGGGCCGGTTCCGGCCTTCGTCGTGGCGATCGCGCTTGCGGGCGTCATCGGCTCTCTCAACGGAGCGTTGGTCGGCTATGCCGGCATCAATCCCATCATAGCGACGCTCGGGGTCGGCACAGTGGGTCTTGGCATCGTCCAGGCGGCGGTTGGCGGCGTCATCGTCTATGGGACCAATCCGGCTTCAGCCGAACTGGTGAAGGGTCGCTTGTTCGGCATACCGGTCGTGGTCATCATCTTCGCCGTCATTGCCGTGATTGGCCATCTCATCCTGTCCCGTTCCTATTGGGGGCGCTGGACCACAGCAACCGGCGGGAATTACTCGGCCGCCAGGGCAAGCGCGGTTCCCGTGCGCGCGGTCAAGGCCGGAGCCTTCGTCATCACCGGCATCGCTGCAGGCATCAGCGGAGGACTTCTCGGCTTGACGCTGCAAAGCGCGCGGCCTCTGGTGGGCACTGGCTATGAGTTCAGCGCGATCACGGCCGTCGTGGTCGGCGGGGTTTCGATCATGGGCGGATTCGGTTCGGTTCCGCGCGCGATTGCCGGCCTCGTCTTCGTGCAATTGCTGACCAATGTCATGGTGCTCGAGGGCGTGCGCACGCCGGTTCAGGGCTTTGTTCTCGGCATTCTGATCGCAGGCGCCGTCGGCATGGATGCCGCCCTGCGCAGAAGAGGAGGCGTCTGA
- a CDS encoding ABC transporter permease, protein MRMLALALQYRVAIILGLTLLVSALVVPGFLNLTTLSLGFDRAATIGLIAIGLTVLLIAGQIDLSAGSVFALSGIVSVMLQPQLGILPAAVVGIVVGMLCGAINGLLVVGLKVNALVLTLATMLIFRSVAHWLTDSQPVSGIDIMFSLKMSQLYFDIFTIRSALFLLAILVLHFWLTRTIPGRNVFAVGSNAVAAKESGIASGRIIFMSFVFAGAMAGVAGVLQSLVTNTGSPVFGSELIVVVIAAVVVGGTRLEGGKGSALGTLGGVLTIGALTIAMEFQSVPAYIQQVVSGCILILLVVLDRTVSIRRPAAPVIEGKFITEGGNA, encoded by the coding sequence ATGCGCATGCTCGCACTGGCCCTTCAATACCGGGTCGCAATCATTCTCGGCCTGACGCTTCTGGTGTCCGCGCTGGTCGTTCCGGGGTTTCTCAACCTAACGACGCTCAGCCTCGGCTTCGACCGCGCCGCGACCATCGGTCTGATCGCGATCGGGCTGACGGTGCTGCTGATCGCCGGCCAGATCGACCTTTCGGCCGGGTCCGTGTTCGCCTTGTCCGGCATCGTCTCGGTCATGCTGCAGCCGCAACTGGGCATTCTGCCCGCCGCAGTGGTGGGGATCGTGGTCGGCATGCTCTGCGGCGCGATCAATGGGCTCCTGGTGGTCGGGCTGAAGGTCAACGCACTGGTTCTGACGCTGGCGACGATGCTGATCTTCCGCTCTGTCGCCCACTGGCTCACCGACAGCCAGCCGGTCAGCGGCATCGACATCATGTTCTCGCTGAAGATGTCGCAGCTCTATTTCGACATCTTCACCATCCGCAGCGCATTGTTCCTGCTCGCCATTCTGGTGCTCCATTTCTGGCTGACCCGCACCATTCCCGGGCGCAACGTCTTTGCGGTCGGCTCCAATGCGGTGGCGGCGAAGGAGAGCGGCATCGCTTCCGGACGCATCATCTTCATGAGTTTCGTCTTCGCCGGCGCCATGGCCGGGGTCGCGGGCGTGCTGCAGAGCCTGGTGACCAATACCGGCTCTCCGGTGTTCGGGTCGGAACTCATTGTCGTGGTGATCGCGGCGGTCGTCGTTGGCGGCACGAGGCTCGAGGGCGGCAAGGGGTCGGCGCTCGGCACGCTTGGCGGGGTGCTGACCATCGGCGCGCTGACGATCGCAATGGAATTCCAGTCGGTGCCCGCCTACATCCAGCAGGTCGTTTCAGGTTGCATCCTGATCCTGCTGGTCGTGCTGGACCGTACCGTGAGCATAAGGCGCCCCGCTGCGCCGGTTATCGAAGGCAAGTTTATCACTGAAGGAGGAAACGCATGA
- a CDS encoding sugar ABC transporter substrate-binding protein, translating to MTGKKTILGLAVAGMMASAGFAHAKTVCYVNAADSHAYATPANEALLASAKEQGLEILSLSQDFDVQKGTEQLNTCVARGVDAIILWPLDPQAYIPGLARAQQAKIPAIIINSPMSDDAKPFLKSFTGPDVYEEGEMAADALNEALGGEGSVVVIAGQAGNGTTIGRVGGFTDRLAEIGSNIEVLDTVNADFDQQKALVMSRDLITRFGDKIQGVYANDDTMARGFIDAWKEAKPSEDMPPIVGINGQKDAFESIRSGDMYATIVQSPAEDGRLAAETVGKILNGEDVADRLPIPLTVVTIDNVESVEPAF from the coding sequence ATGACTGGGAAGAAAACGATTTTGGGTTTGGCCGTTGCGGGCATGATGGCCTCGGCCGGCTTCGCGCACGCCAAGACCGTCTGTTATGTAAACGCTGCGGATTCGCACGCTTATGCAACGCCGGCAAACGAGGCGCTGCTCGCAAGCGCCAAGGAACAGGGGTTGGAAATCCTGAGCCTGAGCCAGGACTTTGACGTCCAGAAGGGCACGGAGCAGCTGAACACCTGCGTGGCCCGCGGCGTCGATGCCATCATTCTGTGGCCGCTCGATCCGCAGGCCTATATTCCGGGACTCGCCCGCGCGCAGCAGGCCAAGATCCCGGCAATCATCATCAATTCGCCGATGAGCGACGATGCAAAGCCGTTCCTCAAGTCCTTCACCGGTCCCGACGTTTACGAGGAAGGTGAAATGGCTGCCGATGCGCTCAACGAGGCGCTGGGCGGAGAGGGCTCCGTCGTCGTGATCGCCGGCCAGGCCGGCAACGGCACGACGATTGGTCGCGTCGGCGGCTTCACGGATCGCCTTGCGGAGATCGGCTCCAATATCGAGGTTCTCGATACTGTGAATGCCGACTTCGACCAGCAGAAGGCGCTGGTGATGAGCCGCGACCTGATCACCCGTTTCGGCGACAAGATCCAGGGCGTCTATGCCAATGACGACACCATGGCCCGCGGCTTCATCGATGCATGGAAGGAAGCGAAGCCTTCTGAGGACATGCCACCGATCGTCGGCATCAACGGCCAGAAGGATGCCTTCGAATCGATCCGCAGCGGCGACATGTACGCAACGATCGTCCAGTCGCCGGCCGAAGATGGCCGTCTGGCGGCCGAGACCGTCGGCAAGATCCTCAATGGCGAGGATGTCGCGGATCGCCTGCCCATTCCGCTGACCGTGGTCACGATCGACAATGTCGAATCCGTCGAACCGGCGTTCTGA